The following are encoded in a window of Bacteroidia bacterium genomic DNA:
- a CDS encoding DUF4270 domain-containing protein, producing MQTLLFVFTSGCKKRDDLISLNTGSIEPTDLYYTDTLTVLSSTIREDSIPSRMSSNQQLAGKMNDPVFGISEAAIYTQVRLATLNNLIEAVNGADSAFIFLPFTSTIATYGNLNSTQQFEVFELDADLDATKTYYSTDSVLYKPTSIGTYSGIYNFSDSVMVKDSVVRNVLPGIKIYLSNEFANKLIDAGPNNINTQSSFVSFMKGVCIKPIGNPAAGEGAVVGFNFKANAAQIHVYYDGNKHANYLLDSAALKFSQYKFSQQPAEISVQKGLAAGNFDTTYVQALTGAKTFFRFPNLFSLANNEKIFIHKAELVIPVFKDLVTTNYKAPTRLLLNQPDEKTGRNLPLIDLITSESTYGGIYDEARGQYKFTITRHIQDVYSAYFNHGDDFNFGLYLTNTIDLPITPARVVIDARKDNPIEQRLRLIITYSKL from the coding sequence TTGCAGACCCTTTTATTTGTATTTACTTCAGGTTGTAAAAAACGCGATGATTTAATTTCGTTGAACACAGGGTCTATTGAGCCAACCGACTTGTATTATACAGATACACTTACTGTTTTGAGTTCAACCATTAGGGAAGATTCTATTCCGTCTCGTATGTCAAGTAATCAACAACTTGCCGGCAAAATGAACGACCCGGTGTTTGGTATCAGTGAGGCTGCTATTTATACGCAAGTACGTTTAGCTACGCTGAACAATTTGATTGAGGCTGTTAATGGTGCAGATTCCGCATTCATTTTTCTTCCATTTACTTCTACTATTGCAACGTATGGCAACCTCAATTCAACCCAGCAATTTGAGGTGTTTGAATTGGATGCTGATTTGGACGCAACTAAAACATACTATTCAACTGATAGTGTGTTGTACAAACCAACCTCTATTGGAACTTACTCAGGTATTTATAATTTCTCCGATAGCGTCATGGTGAAAGATTCTGTTGTTCGTAATGTGCTACCGGGTATTAAAATTTACCTTAGCAATGAGTTTGCCAATAAGTTGATTGATGCAGGTCCAAATAATATTAATACACAATCTTCATTTGTTTCTTTTATGAAAGGAGTTTGTATTAAGCCGATTGGTAATCCCGCTGCAGGAGAAGGTGCTGTTGTAGGTTTTAATTTTAAAGCGAATGCTGCTCAAATTCATGTCTATTATGACGGGAATAAACATGCTAATTATCTGTTAGATTCTGCTGCCCTTAAGTTTTCTCAATACAAATTTTCACAACAACCTGCAGAAATTTCGGTTCAAAAAGGACTTGCTGCCGGGAATTTTGATACTACTTACGTACAGGCATTGACCGGTGCTAAGACTTTTTTTAGATTTCCGAATCTTTTTTCACTCGCAAATAATGAAAAAATATTCATCCACAAAGCAGAGTTAGTAATTCCTGTTTTTAAAGATTTGGTTACAACAAATTATAAAGCTCCAACTCGATTATTATTGAATCAACCGGATGAAAAAACCGGTAGAAATTTACCCTTGATTGACTTAATTACTTCTGAATCAACTTATGGCGGCATATATGATGAAGCACGGGGGCAATATAAATTCACAATCACAAGACATATTCAAGATGTTTACAGTGCATATTTCAACCATGGAGATGATTTTAATTTTGGACTCTATTTGACCAATACTATAGACTTGCCAATTACTCCTGCCAGAGTTGTGATTGATGCAAGAAAGGACAATCCGATAGAACAACGCCTTAGATTAATTATTACCTACTCAAAACTTTAA
- the aroF gene encoding 3-deoxy-7-phosphoheptulonate synthase gives MENKRKPYQLVSLDWKQERTVFKVKRVEIGGDNFNVIAGPCAVENEEQIHTIASYLSKRGVHFLRGGAYKPRTSPYSFQGLKEEGLKYLKEAADKNHMAVITEVMDTNLVEKVYEYTDVFQVGTRNMQNFQLLKTLSKTDKPIMLKRGWSSTIEEWLLAAEYLLLGGNPNVILCERGIRTFENSTRNTLDLNAVALVKTLSHLPVFVDPSQATGLRTLVHPMSLAAMSAGADGIMIEVHNQPQEALSDGDQSVYFDQFDKILEDVNSLSSLVGKRPDFRKQVNIEN, from the coding sequence ATGGAAAATAAAAGAAAACCCTATCAACTTGTGAGTTTAGATTGGAAACAAGAACGCACTGTTTTTAAAGTTAAGAGAGTTGAAATAGGAGGTGATAATTTTAATGTTATAGCCGGTCCATGTGCCGTTGAAAATGAAGAACAAATACATACAATTGCTTCCTATTTATCAAAGAGAGGCGTTCATTTTTTGCGTGGGGGAGCATATAAGCCCAGAACGTCTCCTTATTCTTTTCAAGGACTCAAAGAGGAGGGGTTGAAATATCTTAAAGAGGCAGCAGATAAGAATCACATGGCTGTCATTACTGAAGTCATGGATACCAACTTGGTTGAGAAAGTATATGAATACACTGATGTTTTTCAGGTTGGAACACGCAATATGCAGAATTTCCAATTATTAAAAACACTTTCAAAAACCGATAAACCCATCATGTTAAAACGTGGATGGAGTAGTACAATAGAAGAATGGTTGCTTGCAGCTGAGTATCTTTTATTGGGAGGGAATCCGAACGTTATTTTGTGTGAACGAGGTATTAGAACCTTTGAAAATTCAACAAGAAATACCTTAGACTTAAATGCCGTTGCATTGGTAAAGACGCTTTCTCATCTGCCTGTTTTTGTTGACCCAAGCCAAGCAACAGGTCTTCGTACATTAGTACACCCAATGAGTCTTGCTGCTATGTCAGCGGGTGCAGATGGAATAATGATTGAAGTGCACAATCAGCCTCAAGAAGCGCTTTCTGATGGAGATCAATCTGTTTATTTTGACCAATTTGATAAGATATTGGAAGACGTAAATTCTTTGTCAAGCCTTGTTGGTAAACGTCCCGACTTTAGAAAACAGGTCAACATTGAAAATTAA
- a CDS encoding TM2 domain-containing protein: MKIIRNKLNTVIITIVVLTVISTLYTSCSLQKRVHNKGFHIEKIFTSNDNSSKEQSKSRRTSNPITLRPFSQNKTSIWGEYSNKQDFEFAPTYSTIVMTKSVAAHATTASNGDSCDVIVFKNGEQINAIVLEISDNEVKFRECDKPNGPVFVKQRSSIVRINYPNGTSTVISSDRYVSFGQSNHNGEKDPNDRSLLVTVLLWAFVGTLGIHRMYLGHYGIGILYLLTGGLCGIGWLIDGIMLITGELKPKNGKYVN, translated from the coding sequence ATGAAAATTATACGCAATAAACTCAACACAGTTATTATAACAATCGTTGTACTCACTGTTATCTCTACCTTATATACTTCGTGCAGTTTGCAAAAAAGAGTCCATAACAAAGGTTTTCATATTGAAAAAATATTTACCTCAAATGACAACAGTAGCAAAGAGCAAAGCAAATCTCGCAGAACAAGCAATCCAATTACATTACGACCCTTTTCTCAAAATAAGACTTCAATTTGGGGAGAATATTCAAACAAACAGGATTTTGAATTTGCGCCCACATATTCAACTATTGTAATGACAAAATCAGTTGCAGCTCATGCAACTACTGCATCAAATGGAGACAGTTGTGATGTGATTGTTTTTAAGAACGGAGAACAAATCAATGCCATCGTCTTAGAAATATCCGATAACGAAGTCAAATTTCGCGAATGTGACAAACCAAACGGACCTGTCTTTGTCAAACAAAGATCTTCAATTGTTCGCATCAACTATCCTAATGGCACAAGTACAGTCATAAGCAGCGATCGATATGTATCTTTTGGACAAAGTAATCACAATGGAGAAAAAGACCCAAACGACAGGAGCCTCCTTGTTACTGTTTTACTTTGGGCTTTTGTTGGCACACTTGGCATACATAGGATGTATTTAGGTCATTACGGAATCGGAATATTATACCTTTTAACCGGTGGACTCTGTGGAATTGGATGGTTGATTGACGGTATTATGTTAATCACCGGAGAACTCAAGCCCAAGAACGGCAAATACGTTAATTAA